A stretch of Gossypium hirsutum isolate 1008001.06 chromosome A06, Gossypium_hirsutum_v2.1, whole genome shotgun sequence DNA encodes these proteins:
- the LOC107910614 gene encoding chaperone protein DnaJ isoform X1, producing MAATTSLSLLPSSLGFPNERPSSTSQSSSYSCSCSVFFNAGTRLRSHDSFACVTFPSSSSTCYWRFNNRAGTHRFGTTVVAASGDYYATLGVPKSASGKEIKAAYRRLARQYHPDVNKEPGATEKFKEISAAYEVLSDDKKRALYDQYGEAGVKSAVGGQSSAYTTNPFDLFETFFGPSMGGFPGMDQTGFGTSRRSTVSKGDDIRYDITLEFSEAIFGAEKEFELSHLETCEVCLGTGAKVGSKMRICSTCGGRGQVMRTEQTPFGLFSQVSVCPNCGGDGEVISENCRKCSGKGRIRVKKNIKVKVPPGVSAGSILRVAGEGDAGPKGGPPGDLYAYLDVQEVPGIQRDGINLLSTVSISYLDAILGSVVKVKTVEGVTDLQIPPGTQPGDVLVLARKGAPKLNKPSIRGDHLFTIKVDIPNRISAKERELLEELSSLSNTNGSRSRTRPRTQPATATKTSGSKVSTDGEKTEEAAADENDPWTKLKKFAGSIANGAAKWLKDNL from the exons atggcTGCCACTACTTCTCTATCTCTACTGCCTTCATCTCTTGGTTTTCCAAATGAACGCCCTTCCAGCACTTCACAATCCTCTTCATattcttgttcttgttctgttttcTTCAATGCTGGGACCCGTCTCAGGTCCCACGACAGCTTCGCTTGTGTgacttttccttcttcttcctcTACATGTTATTGGAGATTCAATAATAGGGCTGGTACTCACCGGTTTGGGACCACGGTGGTGGCTGCTTCTGGGGACTATTATGCTACTCTTGGCGTACCCAAATCAGCCTCCGGTAAAGAAATTAAGGCCGCTTATCGTAGATTGGCTCGTCAG TATCATCCTGATGTCAATAAGGAGCCAGGAGCAACTGAAAAGTTTAAGGAGATCAGTGCTGCATATGAG GTGTTATCAGATGATAAAAAGAGAGCTTTGTATGATCAATACGGTGAAGCTGGAGTCAAGAGTGCAGTCGGGGGCCAGTCCAGTGCTTATACG ACTAATCCCTTTGATCTCTTTGAAACATTCTTTGGACCAAGTATGGGTGGTTTTCCTGGCATGGATCAGACTGGATTCGGAACAAGCCGTCGTAGTACGGTTAGTAAAGGTGATGATATACG TTACGACATTACGTTAGAATTCTCGGAGGCTATTTTTGGAGCTGAAAAGGAATTTGAGCTTTCCCATTTAGAAACATGTGAAGTTTGTCTTGGAACTGGTGCAAAAGTTGGGTCAAAAATGAGGATATGCTCAACTTGTGGTGGAAGGGGTCAGGTTATGAGGACTGAGCAGACGCCCTTTGGCTTGTTTTCACAG GTTTCTGTTTGTCCAAATTGTGGTGGGGATGGTGAAGTTATTTCTGAAAACTGTCGAAAATGCTCTGGTAAAGGACGTATACGAGTTAAGAAAAATATCAAAGTCAAAGTTCCTCCTGGGGTTAGTGCAGGCAGTATCCTCAGAGTTGCAGGCGAGGGTGATGCTGGACCAAAAGG GGGCCCTCCAGGAGATCTCTATGCATATCTAGATGTTCAAGAAGTCCCAGGAATTCAAAGAGATGGCATAAATCTTTTGTCAACAGTTTCCATTAGTTACCTTGATGCCATTCTGGGGTCTGTTGTCAAG GTTAAAACAGTGGAAGGGGTGACTGACCTACAGATCCCGCCTGGGACTCAACCAGGGGATGTATTAGTACTTGCAAGGAAAGGCGCACCAAAGCTGAACAAACCATCCATACGTGGTGACCATTTATTCACAATCAAAGTTGACATACCGAATAGAATTAG TGCTAAGGAGCGAGAATTGCTTGAGGAACTTTCCTCTCTAAGTAATACAAACGGCAGTCGCTCTCGAACTCGCCCTAGGACTCAACCCGCAACTGCAA CCAAAACTAGCGGAAGCAAGGTTAGTACCGATGGAGAGAAAACTGAAGAAGCAGCTGCAGATGAGAATGATCCGTggacaaagttaaaaaaatttgccGG GTCAATTGCAAATGGAGCTGCTAAATGGCTAAAAGACAACCTCTAA
- the LOC107910614 gene encoding chaperone protein DnaJ isoform X2 yields the protein MAATTSLSLLPSSLGFPNERPSSTSQSSSYSCSCSVFFNAGTRLRSHDSFACVTFPSSSSTCYWRFNNRAGTHRFGTTVVAASGDYYATLGVPKSASGKEIKAAYRRLARQYHPDVNKEPGATEKFKEISAAYEVLSDDKKRALYDQYGEAGVKSAVGGQSSAYTTNPFDLFETFFGPSMGGFPGMDQTGFGTSRRSTVSKGDDIRYDITLEFSEAIFGAEKEFELSHLETCEVCLGTGAKVGSKMRICSTCGGRGQVMRTEQTPFGLFSQVSVCPNCGGDGEVISENCRKCSGKGRIRVKKNIKVKVPPGVSAGSILRVAGEGDAGPKGGPPGDLYAYLDVQEVPGIQRDGINLLSTVSISYLDAILGSVVKVKTVEGVTDLQIPPGTQPGDVLVLARKGAPKLNKPSIRGDHLFTIKVDIPNRISAKERELLEELSSLSNTNGSRSRTRPRTQPATATFTYSCSQN from the exons atggcTGCCACTACTTCTCTATCTCTACTGCCTTCATCTCTTGGTTTTCCAAATGAACGCCCTTCCAGCACTTCACAATCCTCTTCATattcttgttcttgttctgttttcTTCAATGCTGGGACCCGTCTCAGGTCCCACGACAGCTTCGCTTGTGTgacttttccttcttcttcctcTACATGTTATTGGAGATTCAATAATAGGGCTGGTACTCACCGGTTTGGGACCACGGTGGTGGCTGCTTCTGGGGACTATTATGCTACTCTTGGCGTACCCAAATCAGCCTCCGGTAAAGAAATTAAGGCCGCTTATCGTAGATTGGCTCGTCAG TATCATCCTGATGTCAATAAGGAGCCAGGAGCAACTGAAAAGTTTAAGGAGATCAGTGCTGCATATGAG GTGTTATCAGATGATAAAAAGAGAGCTTTGTATGATCAATACGGTGAAGCTGGAGTCAAGAGTGCAGTCGGGGGCCAGTCCAGTGCTTATACG ACTAATCCCTTTGATCTCTTTGAAACATTCTTTGGACCAAGTATGGGTGGTTTTCCTGGCATGGATCAGACTGGATTCGGAACAAGCCGTCGTAGTACGGTTAGTAAAGGTGATGATATACG TTACGACATTACGTTAGAATTCTCGGAGGCTATTTTTGGAGCTGAAAAGGAATTTGAGCTTTCCCATTTAGAAACATGTGAAGTTTGTCTTGGAACTGGTGCAAAAGTTGGGTCAAAAATGAGGATATGCTCAACTTGTGGTGGAAGGGGTCAGGTTATGAGGACTGAGCAGACGCCCTTTGGCTTGTTTTCACAG GTTTCTGTTTGTCCAAATTGTGGTGGGGATGGTGAAGTTATTTCTGAAAACTGTCGAAAATGCTCTGGTAAAGGACGTATACGAGTTAAGAAAAATATCAAAGTCAAAGTTCCTCCTGGGGTTAGTGCAGGCAGTATCCTCAGAGTTGCAGGCGAGGGTGATGCTGGACCAAAAGG GGGCCCTCCAGGAGATCTCTATGCATATCTAGATGTTCAAGAAGTCCCAGGAATTCAAAGAGATGGCATAAATCTTTTGTCAACAGTTTCCATTAGTTACCTTGATGCCATTCTGGGGTCTGTTGTCAAG GTTAAAACAGTGGAAGGGGTGACTGACCTACAGATCCCGCCTGGGACTCAACCAGGGGATGTATTAGTACTTGCAAGGAAAGGCGCACCAAAGCTGAACAAACCATCCATACGTGGTGACCATTTATTCACAATCAAAGTTGACATACCGAATAGAATTAG TGCTAAGGAGCGAGAATTGCTTGAGGAACTTTCCTCTCTAAGTAATACAAACGGCAGTCGCTCTCGAACTCGCCCTAGGACTCAACCCGCAACTGCAA CATTCACATACTCATGCAGCCAAAACTAG